The Lysobacter panacisoli genome includes a window with the following:
- the greB gene encoding transcription elongation factor GreB: protein MGRWRPPSESSTALITRGGHDRLKTELDELWRVKRPEVVKALAAAAAEGDRSENAEYTYRKKQLGEIDRRVRYLSKRLPSLRVVDTMPSDPDAVFFGAWVEIEQTTSGESQRYRIVGPDETDAKSGWISIDSPLARAMLKKRLDDEFEAVLPGGAARFVIVDVAYGDDGG from the coding sequence ATGGGTCGCTGGCGACCACCCTCGGAAAGCAGCACCGCGCTGATCACGCGCGGCGGCCACGACCGGCTCAAGACCGAGCTGGATGAGTTGTGGCGCGTGAAGCGGCCGGAAGTGGTGAAGGCGCTCGCCGCCGCCGCGGCAGAAGGCGACCGCTCCGAGAACGCCGAATACACGTATCGCAAGAAGCAGCTCGGCGAGATCGACCGGCGCGTGCGCTACCTCAGCAAGCGCCTGCCCTCGCTGCGCGTGGTCGATACCATGCCGAGCGACCCGGACGCCGTGTTCTTCGGCGCCTGGGTCGAGATCGAACAGACCACCAGCGGCGAGAGCCAGCGCTACCGCATCGTCGGCCCCGACGAGACCGACGCGAAATCCGGCTGGATCAGCATCGATTCGCCGCTGGCGCGCGCGATGCTGAAGAAGCGGCTGGACGACGAGTTCGAGGCGGTGTTGCCCGGCGGTGCGGCGCGCTTCGTGATCGTCGATGTCGCCTACGGCGATGACGGCGGCTGA
- a CDS encoding GNAT family N-acetyltransferase — MTAADGIIVRDAVPADATAISALVVGLTQRWIAGDCTTEGAAELLDSMAEAPTAERLRDGHRYLVAERDGEIVGVAALRLPSHLYHLFVREDAQRSGIARWLWEAVRAHADPAAPVTVNASRHALEVYRRLGFQAVGEEDRERGIPSTPMVWRPQA; from the coding sequence ATGACGGCGGCTGACGGCATCATCGTGCGCGACGCGGTGCCGGCCGATGCCACCGCGATCAGCGCGCTGGTCGTCGGTCTCACGCAGCGCTGGATCGCCGGCGACTGCACCACGGAAGGTGCGGCGGAACTGCTCGATTCGATGGCCGAAGCGCCTACCGCCGAACGCCTGCGCGACGGTCATCGCTACCTCGTCGCCGAACGCGACGGTGAGATCGTCGGCGTCGCCGCATTGCGCCTGCCTTCGCACCTGTATCACCTGTTCGTGCGCGAGGACGCGCAACGTTCCGGTATCGCCCGCTGGCTCTGGGAAGCGGTACGCGCGCATGCCGATCCCGCCGCACCGGTGACGGTCAACGCCTCGCGCCATGCGCTGGAGGTGTATCGGCGACTCGGCTTCCAGGCCGTCGGCGAGGAAGATCGCGAGCGCGGCATCCCGTCCACGCCGATGGTGTGGCGTCCCCAGGCATGA
- a CDS encoding dienelactone hydrolase family protein, producing the protein MSRWIDLDTPHGPVRAWRADPGVPSHRAVVVLQEIFGANAHIRAVTERLAAAGFTAMAPSLYDPVAPGVELDYDEAGTQRGVALRNELGFDRAVDVVRVAAEELQQEGLRVGAVGFCWGGSVAFLANARLGLPAVSYYGARTLPFLDEPLRTSMMFHFGDKDTSIPPEAIEQHRLKQPSATVHVYPGVGHAFNRDVDNHVFDPSTAALAWQRTLDFLEENLR; encoded by the coding sequence ATGTCCCGCTGGATCGATCTGGACACCCCACACGGCCCCGTCCGCGCCTGGCGCGCGGATCCGGGCGTCCCGTCGCATCGCGCGGTGGTCGTGCTGCAGGAGATCTTCGGCGCAAATGCGCACATCCGCGCCGTCACCGAACGCCTCGCCGCGGCCGGATTCACGGCGATGGCACCGTCCCTGTACGACCCGGTCGCACCGGGCGTCGAGCTCGACTACGACGAGGCCGGCACCCAGCGCGGCGTCGCCCTGCGCAACGAACTGGGCTTCGATCGCGCGGTGGACGTCGTGCGCGTCGCGGCCGAGGAACTGCAGCAGGAAGGCCTGCGCGTCGGCGCGGTCGGTTTCTGCTGGGGCGGCAGCGTGGCCTTCCTCGCCAACGCGCGCCTCGGGCTGCCGGCCGTGTCGTATTACGGCGCCCGCACGCTGCCCTTCCTCGACGAACCGCTGCGCACGTCGATGATGTTCCACTTCGGCGACAAGGACACGAGCATCCCGCCCGAGGCGATCGAACAGCATCGCCTCAAGCAGCCAAGCGCGACGGTGCACGTCTATCCGGGCGTCGGCCACGCATTCAACCGCGACGTGGACAACCACGTCTTCGATCCCTCCACGGCCGCACTGGCGTGGCAACGCACGCTCGACTTCCTCGAGGAGAACCTGCGATGA
- a CDS encoding helicase HerA-like domain-containing protein has translation MDSTLPILIGKAVTTPTSLPDSQGHVYLQPKFGNRHGLVAGATGTGKTVTLMTLAEGFSRLGVPVFLADVKGDVAGLAVAGTGNEKLQARVAEIGIEGYANEANPTVFWDLFGKMGHPVRTTVSEMGPTLLARVLELNDTQSGVLDIVFKLADDRGLLLLDLEDLRALLGLVADERKDISTRYGLVSAQSIGAIQRSLLRLEQEGGEMFFGEPALELADLMRTTPDGRGVVNILASEQLILKPRLYSSFLLWLLSELFETLPEVGDLDKPKLVFVFDEAHLLFDDAPPALQQRVEQVVRLIRSKGVGVYFCSQFPDDVPDDILGQLGNRVQHALRAFTPRDQKAVKTAAETFVPNPALDVAKAISQLGTGEALVSTLQDKGIPMPVERTLVAPPRCRMGAITDAERAQVRAGSPVGHKYDERIDRDSAAEMLTTRAESAAQQAKAPPARTREQDDTEDSGFGQSVKDAVFGTKRRQGMVETMAKQTARTVGSRIGQQIVRGLLGSIFGGSRR, from the coding sequence ATGGACTCCACGCTCCCCATCCTCATCGGCAAGGCCGTCACCACGCCGACGTCCCTGCCCGACTCGCAGGGCCACGTGTACCTGCAGCCGAAGTTCGGCAATCGCCACGGGCTGGTCGCCGGGGCCACCGGTACGGGCAAGACGGTGACGCTGATGACGCTGGCCGAAGGCTTCTCGCGGCTTGGCGTGCCGGTGTTCCTGGCGGATGTGAAGGGCGATGTCGCCGGCCTGGCGGTCGCTGGCACCGGCAACGAGAAACTGCAGGCGCGCGTGGCGGAGATCGGCATCGAGGGCTATGCCAACGAAGCCAACCCGACGGTGTTCTGGGACCTGTTCGGCAAGATGGGGCACCCGGTGCGCACCACCGTGAGCGAGATGGGCCCGACCCTGCTGGCGCGTGTGCTCGAACTCAACGACACCCAGTCCGGCGTGCTCGACATCGTGTTCAAGCTGGCCGACGACCGCGGCCTGCTGCTGCTCGACCTCGAAGACCTGCGTGCTCTGCTCGGCCTGGTCGCCGATGAACGCAAGGACATCTCCACGCGTTACGGCCTGGTCAGCGCGCAGTCGATCGGCGCGATCCAGCGTTCGCTGCTGCGGCTGGAGCAGGAAGGCGGCGAGATGTTCTTCGGCGAACCAGCGCTGGAACTGGCCGACCTGATGCGCACCACACCCGATGGTCGCGGCGTGGTCAACATTCTCGCCTCCGAGCAGCTGATCCTGAAGCCGCGTCTGTATTCGAGCTTCCTGCTGTGGCTGCTGTCGGAACTGTTCGAAACACTTCCGGAAGTCGGCGACCTCGACAAACCCAAGCTCGTCTTCGTGTTCGACGAAGCGCACCTGCTGTTCGACGACGCGCCGCCGGCGCTGCAGCAGCGCGTGGAACAGGTGGTGCGCCTGATCCGATCCAAGGGCGTGGGCGTGTATTTCTGCTCGCAGTTCCCCGACGACGTGCCCGACGACATCCTCGGCCAGCTCGGCAACCGCGTGCAGCATGCGCTGCGTGCATTCACCCCGCGCGACCAGAAGGCGGTGAAGACCGCGGCCGAGACCTTCGTGCCCAACCCCGCGCTCGACGTCGCCAAGGCGATCTCGCAACTCGGCACGGGCGAAGCGCTGGTCTCGACGCTGCAGGACAAGGGCATTCCGATGCCGGTGGAGCGCACGCTGGTCGCACCGCCGCGTTGCCGGATGGGCGCGATCACCGATGCCGAGCGCGCGCAGGTACGCGCGGGCAGCCCTGTCGGGCACAAGTACGACGAACGCATCGATCGCGACTCGGCGGCGGAGATGCTCACCACGCGCGCCGAATCCGCCGCGCAACAGGCCAAGGCACCGCCGGCGCGCACGCGCGAACAGGACGACACCGAAGACAGCGGCTTCGGCCAGTCCGTGAAAGACGCCGTGTTCGGCACGAAGCGCCGCCAGGGCATGGTCGAGACGATGGCCAAGCAGACCGCGCGCACCGTCGGCAGCCGCATCGGCCAGCAGATCGTGCGTGGCCTGCTGGGCAGCATTTTCGGCGGAAGCCGTCGTTAG
- a CDS encoding transglycosylase SLT domain-containing protein → MPVFARPSVALLALGLVVSVPNAHALSKRDQAAVDVLNQRMQAAETRYRQGLVQIGNADPAGRTEVDAALEDMEDVMAACVKQKGCSPTTMLTAYKRLLKQNADVAAGDEVPEDNDDEGAGSITADVPEAARAAALLSADGQQFVKMVQYNPAVQAGIRRWLTDMRPALMDTFENYQYLRQNMWPQFQRAGLPEALLFGVMAKESNGRVHSTSRAGAAGPMQFMYSTGRRFGLGEDGTGFDTRYDARASSQAAASYFNERLGQLNRSIELSLAAYNGGEGRAQRVYNSSGGRNFWDESVYNQFPAETRDYVPMVIAAAWLFLHPKEYGLTPPKVDARPAPLRLSKGSSIYELTICLGNGGTRDGFMRALRNLNPRYEADRWLPAGTTLSATSKIVALYNRHCISGQRADLAHTLVTSDASSAIVRTGPVTPLPDDDAVYEAETAGTGAAGATAASAAPKPRKPARPGSYTVKRGETLTAIAQKFQCDTGDLAKANKLKAPRYAIRPGQKLKLDGCEG, encoded by the coding sequence ATGCCTGTATTTGCCCGTCCTTCCGTCGCGCTGCTCGCGCTCGGCCTGGTTGTCTCCGTTCCCAACGCCCACGCCCTTTCCAAGCGCGACCAGGCCGCGGTCGATGTCCTCAACCAGCGCATGCAGGCGGCGGAGACACGCTATCGCCAGGGCCTGGTACAGATCGGCAACGCCGATCCGGCCGGACGGACCGAGGTGGACGCCGCGCTGGAGGACATGGAAGACGTGATGGCCGCCTGCGTGAAGCAGAAGGGCTGCTCGCCCACGACCATGCTCACCGCCTACAAGCGCCTGCTCAAGCAGAACGCCGACGTCGCCGCCGGCGACGAAGTGCCCGAGGACAACGACGACGAAGGCGCCGGCAGCATCACCGCCGACGTGCCCGAGGCCGCGCGCGCCGCCGCGCTGCTCAGCGCCGACGGCCAGCAGTTCGTGAAGATGGTCCAGTACAACCCGGCCGTGCAGGCCGGCATCCGTCGCTGGCTGACCGACATGCGGCCGGCACTGATGGACACCTTCGAGAACTACCAGTACCTGCGCCAGAACATGTGGCCGCAGTTCCAGCGCGCCGGACTTCCGGAGGCACTGCTGTTCGGCGTGATGGCGAAGGAATCCAACGGCCGCGTGCATTCGACCTCGCGTGCGGGCGCAGCCGGCCCGATGCAGTTCATGTACTCGACCGGCCGCCGTTTCGGTCTCGGCGAGGACGGCACGGGCTTCGACACGCGCTACGACGCGCGCGCTTCCTCGCAGGCGGCGGCGTCGTACTTCAACGAGCGCCTGGGCCAGCTCAACCGCAGCATCGAACTGTCGCTGGCCGCGTACAACGGCGGCGAGGGTCGCGCGCAGCGCGTCTACAACAGCTCCGGCGGCCGCAATTTCTGGGACGAGTCGGTCTACAACCAGTTCCCGGCCGAAACCCGCGACTACGTGCCGATGGTGATCGCCGCGGCATGGCTGTTCCTGCATCCGAAGGAATACGGCCTGACCCCGCCCAAGGTCGATGCGCGCCCGGCGCCGTTGCGCCTGAGCAAGGGCAGCTCGATCTACGAGCTCACCATCTGCCTGGGCAACGGCGGCACGCGCGATGGATTCATGCGCGCACTGCGCAATCTCAACCCGCGCTACGAAGCCGATCGCTGGCTGCCGGCCGGCACTACGCTCAGCGCAACCAGCAAGATCGTCGCGCTGTACAACCGCCATTGCATCAGCGGCCAGCGCGCCGACCTGGCGCACACGCTCGTCACCAGCGATGCGAGTTCCGCCATCGTCCGCACCGGCCCGGTGACGCCGCTGCCGGACGACGACGCGGTGTACGAGGCCGAAACCGCCGGCACCGGCGCGGCCGGCGCGACCGCCGCCAGTGCCGCGCCCAAGCCGCGCAAGCCGGCGCGTCCGGGCTCGTACACGGTCAAGCGGGGCGAAACCCTTACCGCGATCGCGCAGAAGTTCCAGTGCGATACCGGCGACCTCGCCAAGGCCAACAAGCTCAAGGCCCCGCGCTACGCGATCCGCCCCGGCCAGAAGCTCAAGCTGGACGGCTGCGAGGGCTGA
- a CDS encoding MgtC/SapB family protein, which yields MDIQPQNLFTALAIGLLIGVVRERHHVGGGATVAGVRTHAMVALAAGVAADFGGAALVAVVLAVGALAVASHMRTRDSDPGLTGEMALLVTTMLAALAQQDAALAAGLGVIAAVLLFAKQPLQRFARDIVSEREVQDGLLLAASALVVLPMLPGEPVDPWGVLVPSRLWKLVVLVMAVGMLGHIALRAVGARWGLPVAGFFSGFASSTAAVAGFGQRTRDDARLANTAASAALLSNLASLLLLVGILAAASPALLRASAWPLAAAVGMLLAIAAIGLHKEGETPELPREPQARAFKLSHALLLAAIIAAVLVLSAWLRSVFGDAGALVTAMLVALAELHAAAASIAQLSAGGGLSLEHAQWGIAGLLSSSAAAKSVLAFASGHRRYGFLVAGGLVGMALACAAVTWVVTR from the coding sequence ATGGACATCCAGCCGCAGAACCTGTTCACCGCACTGGCCATCGGCCTGCTGATCGGCGTCGTGCGCGAACGCCACCATGTCGGCGGCGGCGCGACCGTGGCCGGCGTGCGCACGCACGCGATGGTCGCCCTCGCCGCGGGCGTGGCGGCGGATTTCGGCGGTGCGGCGCTGGTGGCGGTGGTGCTGGCCGTGGGTGCGCTCGCGGTCGCATCGCACATGCGCACGCGCGACTCCGACCCGGGCCTCACCGGCGAGATGGCGTTGCTGGTCACCACGATGCTGGCCGCGCTCGCGCAACAGGACGCGGCGCTTGCCGCCGGACTGGGCGTGATCGCGGCGGTGCTGCTGTTCGCCAAGCAGCCGTTGCAGCGATTCGCACGCGACATCGTCAGCGAGCGCGAGGTTCAGGACGGTCTGTTGCTGGCCGCGTCCGCGCTGGTGGTTCTGCCGATGCTGCCAGGCGAGCCGGTCGATCCGTGGGGCGTGCTGGTGCCGTCGCGGCTGTGGAAGCTGGTGGTGCTGGTGATGGCGGTCGGCATGCTCGGCCACATCGCGTTGCGTGCGGTGGGTGCGCGATGGGGATTGCCGGTCGCGGGATTCTTCTCGGGATTCGCATCATCCACCGCGGCCGTCGCCGGCTTCGGCCAGCGCACGCGCGACGACGCGCGGCTCGCGAACACCGCCGCATCGGCCGCGCTGCTGTCCAACCTCGCCTCGCTGCTGTTGCTCGTCGGTATCCTCGCCGCCGCATCGCCGGCACTACTGCGCGCCAGCGCGTGGCCGTTGGCCGCGGCCGTCGGCATGCTGCTCGCCATCGCGGCGATCGGGCTGCACAAGGAAGGCGAAACACCGGAACTGCCACGCGAGCCGCAGGCCCGCGCGTTCAAGCTCAGCCACGCGTTGTTGCTGGCGGCGATCATCGCCGCGGTACTCGTGTTGTCGGCGTGGCTGCGCAGCGTGTTCGGCGATGCCGGCGCGCTGGTCACGGCGATGCTGGTCGCACTGGCCGAACTGCATGCCGCAGCGGCGAGCATCGCCCAGCTGTCGGCCGGTGGCGGCCTCAGCCTGGAGCATGCGCAATGGGGCATCGCCGGGCTGCTCTCGTCGAGCGCGGCAGCCAAGTCGGTGCTGGCCTTCGCCAGCGGCCACCGGCGCTACGGATTCCTCGTCGCCGGCGGACTGGTCGGGATGGCGTTGGCATGCGCCGCGGTTACGTGGGTGGTTACGCGCTGA
- a CDS encoding DUF6891 domain-containing protein, with product MAWNWIAGLFRRRDAAAQPDDAAKQQELLEELRSYIVRDLRGGYLEVDTIVDNALEVIDAQPHGADELRAHAQQLLQSEIAAYRLDAAGWPDVTDHDRLEQAFSTLETQGVVCRQNFTCCGTCGVAEIGDEMHATRERGGPVNGYAFFHMQDTESAIDGYGLFLNYGAVEEGEAAAVSVARSIVDTISSVGLPVEWDGDWGKRIFVRLQWQRRLAL from the coding sequence ATGGCCTGGAACTGGATCGCCGGACTGTTCCGGCGCCGCGACGCTGCCGCGCAGCCGGACGACGCCGCGAAGCAGCAGGAACTCCTCGAGGAACTGCGCAGCTACATCGTCCGCGACCTGCGCGGCGGTTACCTCGAGGTCGACACCATCGTCGACAACGCGCTGGAAGTGATCGACGCACAACCGCACGGCGCCGACGAACTGCGCGCCCACGCGCAGCAACTCTTGCAGTCGGAAATCGCGGCCTACCGTCTCGACGCGGCCGGCTGGCCCGACGTGACCGACCACGACCGCCTCGAACAGGCGTTCTCCACGCTGGAGACGCAGGGCGTGGTGTGCCGGCAGAACTTCACCTGCTGCGGCACCTGTGGCGTGGCGGAGATCGGCGACGAGATGCATGCGACGCGCGAGCGCGGCGGCCCCGTCAACGGTTACGCGTTCTTCCACATGCAGGACACCGAGAGCGCCATCGACGGCTACGGCCTGTTCCTGAACTACGGCGCGGTCGAGGAAGGCGAGGCGGCGGCGGTGTCGGTTGCACGCAGCATCGTCGATACGATCTCCTCGGTCGGCCTGCCGGTGGAATGGGATGGCGACTGGGGCAAGCGCATCTTCGTGAGGCTGCAATGGCAACGACGACTGGCACTGTGA
- a CDS encoding copper resistance protein NlpE: MKAARYLAFAGLTSLALVACKPQTPAEPATSATPATEAAPATPAPAADAATAAAPFDAKAFAGTFAGTLPCADCPGIDTRIVLAADGTYTLTETYQDRPAPPNKGDGTWTVEESDTRLRLDPNSKSDNDRLFAILSKDEIRQLDQQGKAIESNLPYNLKRTAQ, from the coding sequence ATGAAAGCTGCCCGTTATCTCGCATTCGCCGGACTGACCTCGCTGGCCCTCGTCGCCTGCAAGCCGCAGACGCCGGCCGAACCTGCAACGTCCGCCACGCCGGCAACGGAAGCCGCACCGGCTACGCCAGCGCCGGCCGCGGATGCCGCCACTGCCGCCGCGCCGTTCGATGCGAAAGCCTTCGCCGGCACGTTCGCCGGCACCCTGCCCTGCGCCGACTGCCCCGGCATCGACACGCGCATCGTGCTCGCCGCCGACGGCACCTACACGCTGACCGAGACCTACCAGGACCGTCCCGCACCGCCGAACAAGGGCGACGGGACGTGGACCGTCGAGGAGAGCGACACGCGCCTGCGTCTGGATCCGAACAGCAAGAGCGACAACGACCGCCTGTTCGCGATCCTGTCGAAGGACGAGATCCGCCAGCTCGACCAGCAGGGCAAGGCGATCGAAAGCAACCTGCCCTACAACCTCAAGCGCACGGCGCAGTAA
- the rimO gene encoding 30S ribosomal protein S12 methylthiotransferase RimO, with protein sequence MSLANPKVGFVSLGCPKALVDSERILTQLRVEGYDIVQTYDDADVVVVNTCGFIDSAVTESLDAIGEAMAENGKVIVTGCLGKKPEQIREAHPDVLSISGPQDYGSVMSAVHAVLPPKHDPFLDLVPDTGIKLTPKHYAYLKISEGCNHRCSFCIIPSMRGDLVSRPVDQVLREAEKLAMGGVKELLVISQDTSAYGVDVKYAEREWRGKSYQTRMKALCEGLGELGIWTRLHYVYPYPHVDEIIPLMADGKLLPYLDIPFQHASPRILKLMKRPGAVDKTLERIQRWRSIAPDMAIRSTFIVGFPGETEAEFEELLDFLDEAQLDRVGAFAYSPVEGATANALPDAVPEEVKQERLARFMERQAEISAARLEAKVGTTQRCLVDTLDGELAIARSMYDAPEIDGLVQIQNGFMAGLKPGEFVDVEILGSDEHDLFGEVAFDD encoded by the coding sequence ATGTCCCTCGCCAATCCCAAAGTCGGTTTCGTCAGCCTCGGTTGCCCCAAGGCGCTCGTCGATTCCGAACGCATCCTCACCCAGCTGCGCGTGGAGGGCTACGACATCGTCCAGACGTACGACGACGCCGACGTGGTGGTGGTCAACACCTGCGGTTTCATCGACTCGGCGGTGACCGAATCGCTGGACGCCATCGGCGAAGCGATGGCCGAGAACGGCAAGGTCATCGTCACGGGCTGCCTCGGCAAGAAGCCTGAGCAGATCCGCGAAGCGCATCCGGACGTGCTCTCCATCAGCGGTCCGCAGGACTACGGCAGCGTGATGAGCGCCGTGCACGCGGTCCTGCCGCCGAAGCACGATCCGTTCCTCGATCTGGTGCCGGACACGGGCATCAAGCTCACGCCGAAGCACTACGCGTACCTCAAGATTTCCGAAGGCTGCAACCACCGCTGCAGCTTCTGCATCATCCCGTCGATGCGCGGCGACCTCGTCAGCCGCCCCGTCGATCAGGTGCTGCGCGAAGCCGAGAAGCTCGCGATGGGCGGGGTCAAGGAACTGCTGGTCATCTCGCAGGACACCAGCGCCTACGGCGTGGACGTGAAGTACGCCGAACGCGAATGGCGCGGAAAGTCGTACCAGACGCGCATGAAGGCGCTGTGCGAAGGCCTGGGCGAACTCGGCATCTGGACGCGCCTGCACTACGTGTATCCGTATCCGCACGTGGACGAGATCATCCCGCTGATGGCGGACGGCAAACTGCTGCCGTACCTGGACATCCCGTTCCAGCACGCCAGCCCGCGCATCCTCAAGCTGATGAAGCGCCCCGGTGCGGTCGACAAGACGCTCGAACGCATCCAGCGCTGGCGTTCGATCGCGCCGGACATGGCGATCCGTTCGACCTTCATCGTCGGTTTCCCCGGCGAGACCGAAGCGGAGTTCGAGGAGCTGCTCGATTTCCTCGACGAAGCGCAGCTCGACCGCGTCGGCGCGTTCGCCTATTCGCCGGTCGAGGGCGCCACTGCCAACGCGCTGCCCGACGCGGTGCCGGAAGAAGTGAAGCAGGAGCGCCTGGCGCGCTTCATGGAACGGCAGGCGGAGATTTCCGCCGCGCGCCTGGAGGCGAAGGTCGGCACGACCCAGCGCTGCCTCGTGGACACGCTCGACGGCGAACTCGCGATCGCGCGTTCGATGTACGACGCGCCGGAGATCGACGGCCTGGTGCAGATCCAAAACGGCTTCATGGCCGGCCTCAAGCCGGGCGAGTTCGTCGACGTCGAGATCCTCGGCAGCGACGAGCACGACCTGTTCGGCGAGGTTGCGTTCGACGATTGA